One segment of Erigeron canadensis isolate Cc75 chromosome 2, C_canadensis_v1, whole genome shotgun sequence DNA contains the following:
- the LOC122589401 gene encoding wall-associated receptor kinase 2-like produces the protein MKILILTVLGILVMLSFTASETKTNPIISIPETYNLINGTGNFPIAKPGCNTTCGDLIVPYPFGIGHNSNCSIDKGFDIYCNTSYDPPKAFFTETGKNVWIKLISDSTLRTSNLVASRCYYPDGTTSSNSSGNSISYNFNNWPYTFSKVNKFTVIGCNDYAWLTSRTKSNEASVSTGCMVFCPNATSVNISSDECSGNGCCRSSIPQDISYYFTQVNNLSGVNQTDSERCTHAFVGEENTFKYNGSASYLSDPSYPKNISDNVPVVLDWAIGSVGCAEANATDGYACQSNSTCVDSVRKSGGYRCQCNEGFQGNPYLSPGCQDIDECEELEKHSCYGVCKNTPGNYTCSCKKGYFGDPKVPNGCKHKPFVQTLLFKLGIGLALPAIVIGLLLLFFMSRKRKLVKLRERYYDQNGGALLKEKLKTKGGIGVGSVNIFRIEELEDATDNFSESRVLGRGGNGTVYKGTLSDKRLVAIKKSQRVDQGQREEFINEMVILTQINHTNVVQLIGFCLEADIPLLAYEYVPNDTLHRHIHNRTNGTRRLSWDDRLRIAHESAGALAYLHTDARMSIIHRDVKSTNILLDENYTAKIADFGASRLVPLGHDEVVTLVQGTFGYLDPEYFHSGELTDKSDVYSFGVVLAELLTGQQPLSIERCLKERNLATYFVKAVKENTLLDIVERGVVKEASDEQLQATSGLVCRCLNQVGVNRPNMKEVTMELDRLRKLGTHTNWVSEDNYNETSSLMIEMEPTDFYTIPLMPKSSDTFGDSSITSEMQDMMLQLKSAR, from the exons ATGAAAATTCTAATTCTAACAGTACTTGGGATACTTGTAATGCTATCTTTTACAGCTTCTGAAACCAAAACTAATCCTATTATTTCTATCCCTGAAACATACAACCTAATTAACGGTACTGGCAACTTTCCAATAGCAAAGCCGGGCTGCAATACCACATGCGGTGACTTAATTGTTCCCTACCCGTTTGGCATCGGCCATAACTCAAATTGTTCTATAGATAAAGGCTTTGACATCTATTGCAACACTTCTTATGACCCGCCTAAGGCTTTTTTTACAGAAACTGGCAAGAACGTCTGGATCAAACTGATATCTGATTCTACACTTCGGACATCCAATCTGGTTGCTAGCAGATGCTATTATCCAGATGGGACAACAAGTTCAAATTCCTCCGGGAATTCGATCTCCTATAATTTCAACAACTGGCCCTACACTTTTTCAAAAGTAAATAAGTTCACAGTGATAGGCTGCAACGATTATGCTTGGCTGACCTCAAGAACAAAGTCTAATGAAGCATCTGTGTCTACTGGCTGTATGGTGTTTTGTCCAAATGCTACCTCGGTGAATATTTCAAGTGACGAGTGTTCAGGGAATGGTTGCTGTCGATCGTCCATACCCCAAGACATTAGCTACTACTTTACTCAGGTCAATAACTTGTCAGGTGTTAATCAGACTGATTCAGAACGTTGTACACATGCATTTGTTGGCGAGGAGAACACATTCAAGTATAATGGTAGTGCATCGTATTTATCTGATCCTTCCTACCCCAAAAACATTTCAGATAATGTCCCGGTAGTGCTCGATTGGGCTATTGGTAGTGTCGGTTGCGCTGAAGCCAACGCAACAGATGGGTATGCCTGCCAATCAAATAGCACATGTGTTGACTCTGTTAGGAAATCCGGTGGGTACCGCTGCCAATGTAATGAAGGCTTTCAAGGAAACCCTTATCTATCTCCTGGCTGTCAAG ATATCGATGAGTGTGAAGAACTTGAGAAACATTCGTGTTATGGAGTTTGTAAGAATACTCCCGGAAACTACACATGCAGCTGTAAAAAAGGATATTTTGGCGATCCAAAGGTTCCAAATGGATGTAAACACAAACCATTCGTTCAAACTCTCTTATTCAAACTAG GTATTGGACTTGCATTACCTGCAATAGTGATTGgattattgttgttgttcttcATGAGTAGGAAAAGAAAGCTAGTAAAACTAAGAGAAAGGTATTATGACCAAAATGGGGGCGCGCTATTGAAAGAGAAACTAAAAACTAAGGGTGGTATCGGTGTTGGTTCCGTCAACATTTTTCGTATCGAAGAATTAGAAGACGCCACTGACAATTTTTCAGAAAGTAGGGTTCTTGGTAGGGGAGGCAATGGTACCGTGTACAAGGGAACTCTAAGCGATAAGCGTTTAGTCGCAATCAAGAAATCTCAAAGAGTGGATCAAGGACAAAGGGAGGAATTTATAAATGAAATGGTAATTCTCACACAGATTAATCACACAAACGTGGTGCAGCTTATAGGATTTTGTTTGGAAGCTGACATCCCGTTGTTAGCTTATGAATATGTACCAAATGATACACTTCATCGCCATATTCATAATAGAACAAACGGCACAAGAAGATTGTCATGGGATGATCGTCTAAGGATAGCACATGAATCAGCTGGTGCCCTTGCTTATCTTCACACAGATGCTAGAATGTCCATCATACATAGAGATGTTAAGTCCACTAACATCTTGTTGGACGAAAATTACACCGCAAAAATTGCAGACTTTGGTGCTTCAAGGCTAGTTCCCTTAGGTCATGATGAAGTCGTTACTCTAGTTCAAGGAACGTTCGGATACTTGGATCCTGAATATTTCCATTCAGGTGAATTAACCGATAAAAGCGATGTCTATAGCTTTGGTGTGGTTCTTGCGGAACTACTAACAGGGCAACAACCCCTTAGCATTGAAAGATGTCTAAAAGAGAGAAATCTTGCTACATATTTCGTAAAGGCAGTCAAGGAAAATACATTACTTGATATTGTTGAACGTGGTGTGGTAAAGGAGGCAAGTGATGAGCAACTTCAAGCAACAAGCGGCCTCGTTTGTAGGTGTCTTAATCAAGTAGGTGTGAATAGACCAAACATGAAAGAAGTGACTATGGAGCTTGACAGATTGAGGAAGTTGGGAACGCATACTAATTGGGTTAGTGAAGACAATTACAATGAAACAAGCAGTCTTATGATTGAAATGGAACCAACCGACTTTTATACTATTCCGCTAATGCCTAAGAGTAGTGATACTTTTGGAGATAGTTCCATTACTAGTGAGATGCAAGACATGATGCTCCAATTAAAAAGTGCCCGGTAA
- the LOC122587837 gene encoding uncharacterized protein LOC122587837 has translation MLKVSPWKGVIRFGKRGKLSPRYIGPFEILERIGPVAYRLKLPQEMSNVHDIFHVSNLKKCLSQESVVIPLDEIQINKRLHFVETPVEIMDREVKQLKHSQIPIVNVRWDSKRGHEFTWEREDQFKKKYPHLFEKPISPVATDKILGRNSV, from the coding sequence ATGTTAAAGGTATCACCATGGAAAGGTGTTATCCGATTTGGAAAGCGTGGGAAATTAAGTCCCCGATACATAGGTCCATTCGAGATACTTGAACGTATTGGTCCAGTTGCTTACCGTCTGAAACTACCTCAGGAAATGAGTAACGTTCATGACATTTTTCATGTTTCAAACTTGAAGAAATGTCTATCTCAAGAGAGTGTCGTCATACCTTTAGATGAGATTCAAATCAACAAGCGACTCCACTTTGTTGAAACCCCGGTGGAAATCATGGACCGTGAGGTTAAACAGCTGAAACATAGTCAAATCCCCATAGTTAATGTCAGATGGGATTCAAAGAGAGGTCATGAATTCACATGGGAACGTGAGGATCAATTCAAGAAGAAATATCCGCATCTATTCGAGAAGCCTATATCACCGGTGGCTACAGACAAAATTTTGGGACGAAATTCCGTCTAA